The Virgibacillus phasianinus genome includes a window with the following:
- a CDS encoding DUF4349 domain-containing protein, translated as MKKWLSIVVVLSFSVFLGACSNEEKSMSDSADKAAVSTEEKVTVEGKDSNTGTNDIENGQQGNSSEEKDANSKEDQLTQVNRKIIYTANLRIEVKDFKNALHDIQTQVTDRGGYIVESNRYGDTEEGSTNGQLTARIPQDGFQSFIQFVEKGSSKVLESSVSGQDVTEEYIDLKSRLKSKHVVEKRLISFMEQAEKTEDLLSISEDLAKVQRGIEEITGRMKYLRNKTDLATVTIQIEENNVKLSGISEDELNTWEKTKQQFLKSINFIISVLSGLVVFLIGNLPLLIVLGCIGLIIFFIVRRSRNNR; from the coding sequence GTGAAAAAGTGGTTGTCCATTGTGGTTGTACTTAGTTTCAGCGTCTTTTTGGGAGCGTGCAGTAATGAAGAGAAGAGTATGAGTGATTCCGCCGATAAAGCTGCCGTAAGTACAGAAGAAAAGGTAACAGTGGAGGGTAAAGATTCTAATACAGGAACAAACGATATTGAAAATGGGCAACAGGGAAATAGCTCCGAAGAGAAAGACGCGAATTCTAAGGAAGATCAATTAACCCAGGTGAATAGAAAAATTATTTATACCGCCAACCTGCGTATCGAAGTTAAAGATTTTAAAAACGCGTTACATGATATTCAAACACAGGTGACTGATCGTGGTGGATATATTGTGGAATCAAATAGGTACGGTGATACTGAGGAAGGATCTACCAATGGTCAATTAACTGCACGAATTCCACAGGATGGGTTTCAAAGCTTTATTCAGTTTGTGGAGAAAGGCAGTAGCAAAGTCCTGGAAAGTTCTGTATCAGGGCAAGACGTGACAGAGGAATACATTGATCTGAAATCCCGCTTAAAATCCAAACATGTAGTAGAAAAACGACTAATTTCTTTCATGGAACAAGCCGAGAAAACAGAAGATCTTCTATCTATCTCTGAGGATTTAGCCAAGGTTCAAAGAGGGATTGAGGAAATAACAGGGCGGATGAAGTATCTGCGGAATAAAACCGACCTAGCGACGGTTACTATTCAAATAGAAGAAAATAATGTGAAACTTTCTGGAATAAGTGAGGATGAATTAAATACGTGGGAAAAAACGAAACAACAGTTTTTGAAAAGCATCAACTTTATCATCTCGGTTCTTTCGGGATTAGTTGTTTTTCTTATCGGGAATTTGCCGCTACTTATCGTATTAGGCTGTATTGGTCTAATTATATTCTTCATTGTTAGGAGAAGTAGGAATAATAGATAA
- a CDS encoding TRAP transporter large permease, which yields MEVFILTGSFILLLIFRIPIALCLIISCLVTGVYMGFDPAAILQRMVGGLNSFSLLAIPFFILAGEIMNEGGISNRLINLANVIIGKVRGGLAMVNVLASTFFGGISGSSLADTSSLGSVLIPMMKKQGYDSDYSVSVTISSSTQGVMIPPSHNMIIYSTAAGGVSVGALFMGGLGPGLLLGIGIMILTYMMAVKRKYPKGEPVKKEEIPKIIRDGLLGLLTIVIIMGGILSGLFTATESAAIGTLYAFIITFFVYREIPLVRMGIILQRSFKTLAMVLFLIGASSSFGWLLALLKVPALVSDGLLSISPNDASTILMIVIILLLLGMVMDMAPLILIATPILLPVATSVGMDPVHFGVVLILALGIGLVTPPVGSVLFVGSAIGRLPIEKASKGMLPFYAVMIAVLLLVAYIPSISLYLPGFFE from the coding sequence ATGGAAGTATTTATTTTAACTGGCAGTTTTATTCTGTTGCTCATATTTAGAATTCCAATTGCCCTTTGCCTTATCATATCCTGTTTAGTTACAGGGGTGTATATGGGATTTGATCCTGCGGCTATTCTGCAGCGAATGGTTGGCGGTTTAAATTCATTTTCGTTGTTAGCGATTCCGTTCTTTATCCTTGCTGGTGAAATAATGAATGAGGGTGGAATTTCAAATAGATTAATAAACCTTGCAAACGTAATTATTGGAAAAGTCAGAGGCGGACTTGCAATGGTAAATGTTCTGGCTAGTACTTTCTTTGGAGGGATTTCAGGATCGTCACTTGCTGATACTTCATCCTTAGGGTCAGTTTTAATTCCAATGATGAAAAAACAAGGTTATGATTCGGACTATTCCGTTTCCGTAACGATTTCAAGCTCAACACAAGGTGTAATGATTCCACCGAGTCATAATATGATTATTTACTCAACTGCTGCTGGTGGGGTCTCAGTTGGAGCGCTCTTTATGGGTGGGTTAGGTCCTGGTCTGTTACTAGGGATAGGAATAATGATTTTAACTTATATGATGGCTGTAAAGCGTAAGTATCCAAAGGGTGAACCAGTCAAAAAAGAGGAAATACCTAAAATTATACGGGATGGCTTGTTAGGATTACTTACAATCGTAATCATTATGGGTGGCATATTAAGTGGACTATTCACAGCTACTGAGTCTGCTGCTATTGGAACTCTTTATGCATTTATCATCACATTCTTCGTGTACAGGGAAATCCCACTCGTTAGAATGGGAATTATTTTACAAAGATCGTTTAAAACATTGGCAATGGTCCTATTTCTAATTGGTGCTTCCTCTTCATTTGGCTGGTTATTAGCGCTATTGAAAGTTCCTGCTTTGGTATCAGACGGCTTATTAAGTATTTCACCAAATGATGCAAGCACTATTCTAATGATCGTAATAATCCTGTTGTTACTTGGAATGGTTATGGACATGGCACCACTTATATTAATTGCAACACCTATATTACTGCCTGTTGCGACGAGTGTAGGTATGGACCCCGTTCATTTCGGTGTCGTATTAATTCTAGCATTAGGTATAGGATTGGTAACACCACCTGTCGGTTCAGTATTATTTGTTGGTTCGGCAATTGGCAGGCTGCCGATTGAAAAAGCTTCAAAAGGAATGCTGCCTTTTTACGCTGTAATGATTGCTGTCCTATTATTAGTAGCGTATATTCCAAGCATTTCCTTATATTTACCGGGTTTTTTTGAATAG
- a CDS encoding TRAP transporter substrate-binding protein: protein MNKKLLSLFFVLIFLVIVLAACDGGSGKTSGDSEEPITLRLAENQPEDYPTTIGAKEFARLVEEKTNGRYKIEVYAGGQLGEEKSVIEQVQLGSIDLTRVNAVPLAEFSEDIGVLSMPYLFEDEEQKWKKLNGEVGQELLSTFEGSNLVGLAFYDSGERSFYNSVRPIKTPEDMEGLKLRVQNSEIAIDIVEALGASATPMEYGEVYSAIQTGVIDGGENNLPSYYTANHYEVAKYFTDNGYQGVPEVLLASQQLWDSLSDKDKKAFREAALESVPVQREAWAELVKKSRKTVKENGSKIIKVDDITPWREAVQPIYDKYGDKYGEWIDKLTK, encoded by the coding sequence GTGAATAAAAAGTTATTATCGTTATTTTTTGTTTTGATTTTTCTAGTAATTGTTTTGGCAGCATGTGATGGTGGTTCTGGAAAAACTTCAGGCGATTCTGAAGAGCCTATTACCTTAAGGTTAGCTGAAAACCAGCCGGAGGATTACCCAACTACTATTGGGGCTAAAGAATTTGCTAGACTAGTAGAAGAAAAAACAAATGGTCGCTATAAAATAGAAGTATATGCTGGTGGCCAGCTTGGGGAAGAGAAAAGTGTAATTGAACAAGTACAATTGGGATCTATTGATTTAACAAGGGTTAACGCAGTTCCATTAGCAGAGTTTTCAGAGGATATCGGTGTGTTATCTATGCCGTACTTATTCGAAGATGAGGAACAAAAATGGAAAAAGCTAAATGGAGAAGTAGGGCAGGAGCTTCTAAGCACGTTTGAAGGATCTAATTTGGTTGGTCTGGCATTTTATGATTCAGGCGAAAGAAGTTTTTACAATTCTGTACGACCAATTAAAACACCTGAAGACATGGAAGGACTTAAGCTTCGTGTACAAAATTCCGAAATAGCTATAGATATTGTGGAAGCATTAGGTGCTTCTGCAACTCCTATGGAATACGGAGAAGTTTATTCCGCCATCCAAACAGGAGTAATTGATGGAGGCGAAAATAACCTCCCAAGTTATTACACTGCAAATCATTATGAAGTTGCGAAGTATTTTACAGACAATGGCTATCAGGGAGTTCCGGAAGTATTATTAGCATCCCAACAATTATGGGATAGTTTAAGTGATAAAGACAAAAAAGCATTTAGAGAAGCTGCTTTAGAATCAGTTCCAGTCCAACGTGAGGCGTGGGCGGAATTAGTGAAAAAATCAAGAAAAACTGTCAAAGAAAACGGAAGTAAAATTATTAAAGTAGACGATATTACCCCGTGGCGGGAGGCTGTTCAGCCGATTTATGATAAATACGGAGATAAGTATGGCGAATGGATTGATAAATTGACAAAATAA
- a CDS encoding TRAP transporter small permease has product MKALKMIKSGLDRLLLVSALTMLAVMVVVIIIQVFSRQFFSYTPSWSTELSRILFVWVSFLGIAYGFKEKLHIALGLVVNAMPEKVQDLFDYLAKIIVVGLGVLMIYYGWQFTTLMGRSTLPGTGWPSSVLYASIPIAGLFITIYGIELLFKKGMHQDLTDVSEG; this is encoded by the coding sequence ATGAAAGCGTTAAAAATGATTAAAAGTGGTCTTGATAGACTGCTTTTAGTTTCTGCCTTAACTATGCTTGCGGTAATGGTAGTTGTCATAATCATCCAGGTTTTTTCACGTCAGTTTTTTAGCTACACCCCTTCCTGGTCAACAGAGTTATCAAGAATACTTTTTGTATGGGTAAGCTTTCTTGGGATAGCGTATGGATTCAAAGAAAAATTACATATTGCATTAGGCCTTGTAGTTAATGCCATGCCGGAAAAAGTCCAGGATTTGTTTGATTATCTAGCAAAAATAATTGTAGTGGGCTTAGGGGTACTTATGATTTATTACGGATGGCAATTCACTACGTTAATGGGCAGGTCAACCTTGCCGGGAACAGGCTGGCCATCAAGTGTTTTATATGCATCGATTCCAATAGCGGGCTTGTTCATCACAATATATGGGATTGAATTATTGTTTAAAAAAGGTATGCATCAGGATCTAACTGATGTAAGTGAGGGGTGA
- a CDS encoding Bax inhibitor-1/YccA family protein — MRTANPALSNKSFRVRNEGTSTMTIQGTANRTFVLFLALFVSAAYTWNQYFSGNDSVVTGMLILGLIAGFILALITIFIPKVAPFTSIPYALAEGLVIGAISGMYELQFHGITIQATVLTFGVMLVMLFAYKTRLVKVTKKFRLGVICATGAIMLAYLATFIMRFFFGMSDVLYLHNSGPIGILISVGIVIVAALNLVLDFDFIEKGSNRHAPKYMEWYGAFGLMVTLVWLYLEILRLISKIRR, encoded by the coding sequence ATGAGAACAGCAAATCCAGCTTTAAGCAATAAATCGTTTCGTGTAAGAAATGAAGGTACATCAACAATGACTATTCAGGGAACCGCCAATCGAACTTTCGTTCTATTCCTGGCACTTTTCGTTTCAGCAGCGTATACATGGAATCAGTATTTCAGTGGTAATGATTCAGTAGTGACGGGGATGCTGATCCTGGGATTGATTGCTGGGTTCATTCTCGCGTTAATTACCATTTTTATCCCGAAAGTTGCACCATTTACATCGATTCCATATGCTTTGGCGGAAGGCTTGGTCATTGGTGCAATTTCCGGAATGTATGAATTGCAATTTCACGGAATTACTATACAGGCAACTGTGTTAACATTCGGCGTTATGCTTGTGATGCTATTCGCATATAAAACCAGACTGGTTAAAGTTACGAAGAAGTTTAGGTTGGGTGTAATTTGTGCAACCGGTGCAATTATGCTCGCGTATCTTGCAACTTTTATTATGCGATTCTTCTTTGGCATGTCAGATGTTTTATATTTGCATAATAGTGGACCAATTGGCATTTTGATTAGTGTTGGTATTGTTATTGTGGCAGCATTAAACCTCGTACTTGATTTTGATTTCATTGAAAAAGGATCAAACCGACATGCACCTAAATACATGGAATGGTACGGAGCATTTGGGTTAATGGTGACACTGGTCTGGCTTTACCTTGAAATTCTGCGGCTGATTTCAAAAATCAGAAGATAA
- a CDS encoding RDD family protein, protein MIDYKPAGFWIRFLAALVDGLISFALTLVIALILNDQEFFNNINRNTTDSTSESIVNLLYPVIFIIFFTASKYKGSPGKMICRIQVLNVDGSQISLWKSVGRYFAYFISAITLLIGFMMAGWNEEKKALHDMICDTRVVYRK, encoded by the coding sequence ATGATAGATTATAAACCGGCCGGATTTTGGATTCGATTTTTGGCCGCTTTAGTAGATGGCTTGATTTCATTCGCATTGACGTTAGTTATCGCCTTAATCTTAAATGATCAGGAGTTTTTCAATAATATAAATAGGAATACAACCGATTCGACATCTGAATCTATTGTCAATTTACTGTACCCGGTAATATTTATTATTTTCTTCACTGCAAGTAAATATAAGGGTTCGCCCGGTAAAATGATTTGCAGAATTCAAGTGTTAAATGTGGATGGATCACAAATAAGTTTATGGAAATCTGTTGGGAGGTATTTTGCGTACTTCATCTCCGCAATAACACTTCTAATCGGATTTATGATGGCTGGATGGAACGAGGAAAAGAAGGCACTGCACGATATGATTTGTGACACCAGGGTTGTTTACCGTAAGTAG
- a CDS encoding DNA-3-methyladenine glycosylase family protein — MKDFEDHIGFIRIFAPKEFSFSENLKYLSRSTNECLFTIADNKIYRALPIEDVTPLVEISGETETIIHVRFFGNTTPDQKAVREKVAEYIQEWFDLKTNLLPFYELAETDPLLHQPVDNFYGLRVIGIPDLFEALAWGILGQQINLTYAYTLKRRLVEYFGRYKEWDGVRYWIFPEPGVIAKLSVEDLSNMRMTVKKSEYLIDVANLITNKELSKEKLMKIRDFKKAEKILVKIRGIGPWTANYVLMRCLHYPSAFPIDDVGLHNAIKLILDLEKKPSKKEILKLSSAWTGWESYGTFYLWRMLY, encoded by the coding sequence ATGAAGGACTTTGAGGACCATATCGGATTTATAAGGATTTTTGCACCTAAAGAATTTAGCTTTAGTGAAAACCTAAAGTATCTGTCAAGATCAACAAATGAATGTCTGTTTACCATTGCAGACAATAAAATATACAGAGCGCTGCCAATTGAAGACGTTACACCTTTAGTGGAAATTAGCGGGGAAACTGAAACTATAATACATGTACGCTTTTTTGGTAATACAACACCCGACCAGAAGGCAGTCAGGGAAAAGGTTGCAGAGTATATCCAGGAATGGTTTGATTTAAAGACTAATTTACTTCCTTTTTATGAACTGGCTGAAACAGATCCTTTGCTACATCAACCTGTCGACAATTTCTATGGCTTACGAGTTATCGGAATACCTGACCTCTTTGAAGCATTAGCGTGGGGAATTCTAGGTCAACAGATCAACCTTACATATGCCTATACCCTGAAGAGGCGGCTAGTTGAATATTTCGGAAGATATAAAGAATGGGATGGTGTGAGGTATTGGATATTTCCTGAGCCTGGGGTTATTGCAAAATTATCGGTAGAAGATTTATCCAATATGAGAATGACAGTGAAGAAAAGTGAATATTTAATTGATGTTGCAAACTTAATAACAAATAAGGAATTATCAAAAGAAAAATTAATGAAAATCAGGGACTTTAAAAAAGCTGAAAAAATACTTGTGAAAATTCGTGGGATCGGTCCCTGGACTGCCAATTACGTGTTAATGAGATGCCTGCATTATCCATCAGCATTTCCTATAGATGATGTTGGTTTGCACAACGCTATTAAACTCATCTTGGATTTAGAGAAAAAGCCCTCGAAGAAAGAAATTTTAAAGCTATCTTCTGCCTGGACGGGTTGGGAATCCTATGGAACATTTTATTTATGGCGTATGCTTTACTAG
- a CDS encoding MFS transporter, with the protein MASTTTESDQEYNRAKIWQIGFFALNNTATNLYMFILTFVTYYATGIAGLAVVAVSTVLTAMRIFDGITDPIVGFIVDKTESNFGKFRPFMIIGNVILAGSILIMYNVTHLLPQSFQLIFFIVMYAIYIIGYTLQTTVTKAAQTVLTNDPKQRPLYSVFDASYNALIFTGGQVFVASYLIAKYGDFTMALFTELNTYAIIFAGICTILAVIGISGKDRKEYYGLAEKTVNTRFRDYWPILKKNRPLQMLITATTVDKLAFMLIRYSVVAVMIFGILMGDYGLSGSISLITIAPTLIITFIVVAYARKLGMRSAFMGSTWIALFSLIGLIGLFLIMNDPTTISGGIGIPIVIFTVLYTMAISFGGIPSSLVNPMIADVSDYETSKTGRYIPGMLGTLFSFIDKLVTSLAPAIVGLGVAIIGFGSEFPTVTDELTTPLFVMTLILAFGLPAVMLVISLTAMKFYKLDDKKMKEIQRSIAEVKMKENKDDDNSQVM; encoded by the coding sequence ATGGCAAGCACAACAACAGAAAGTGATCAGGAGTATAACAGAGCAAAAATATGGCAGATTGGTTTTTTTGCATTAAACAATACCGCAACAAATCTTTATATGTTTATCTTAACGTTTGTTACATATTATGCCACTGGAATAGCTGGGCTCGCAGTTGTGGCTGTAAGTACTGTTTTAACAGCAATGCGAATATTTGACGGTATTACGGATCCTATTGTCGGCTTTATTGTAGACAAAACGGAATCTAATTTCGGCAAATTTAGACCATTTATGATTATAGGGAACGTGATTTTAGCAGGTTCGATACTGATTATGTACAATGTAACTCATTTACTTCCACAATCATTTCAACTCATTTTCTTTATTGTTATGTATGCCATTTATATTATTGGCTATACACTGCAAACCACGGTAACGAAAGCAGCTCAAACGGTGTTGACGAATGATCCCAAACAACGCCCACTTTATAGTGTTTTTGATGCTTCATATAATGCTCTAATATTTACTGGAGGCCAAGTATTTGTTGCTTCTTATCTGATTGCAAAATACGGTGACTTTACCATGGCATTGTTCACGGAATTAAATACATACGCTATTATTTTTGCCGGTATATGTACGATTTTAGCCGTAATCGGTATTTCCGGAAAAGACCGTAAAGAATATTATGGATTGGCAGAGAAAACTGTAAATACAAGATTTCGTGACTACTGGCCAATTTTAAAAAAGAACCGGCCATTACAAATGTTAATAACAGCAACTACTGTTGATAAACTGGCCTTTATGCTTATTCGCTATTCAGTGGTTGCAGTCATGATATTTGGAATTTTGATGGGTGATTATGGGTTGAGTGGATCAATTTCATTAATTACCATTGCACCAACTTTAATCATAACATTTATAGTAGTTGCATATGCAAGGAAGCTAGGTATGAGAAGTGCATTTATGGGCTCAACCTGGATAGCATTGTTCTCGCTAATCGGTTTGATTGGATTATTTTTAATAATGAATGATCCGACAACAATATCTGGGGGCATTGGGATACCCATTGTGATATTTACCGTGTTATATACAATGGCCATTTCATTTGGGGGTATCCCAAGCTCGCTTGTAAACCCAATGATTGCAGACGTTTCTGACTACGAAACATCTAAAACAGGACGCTATATACCAGGGATGTTAGGTACCTTATTTTCCTTTATTGATAAATTAGTTACATCCTTGGCACCAGCAATAGTTGGGCTAGGAGTGGCTATCATCGGGTTTGGTTCAGAGTTTCCAACTGTAACCGATGAATTAACAACTCCTTTGTTCGTCATGACATTAATATTAGCGTTCGGTTTACCGGCAGTTATGCTGGTTATATCATTAACCGCAATGAAATTTTATAAATTAGATGACAAGAAAATGAAAGAAATTCAAAGGTCAATTGCAGAAGTTAAGATGAAAGAAAACAAGGATGATGATAATTCACAGGTAATGTAA
- a CDS encoding GNAT family N-acetyltransferase: MNIKTNSKRLYLREFTSNDWQQVHIYASRDEVCQYQVWGPNTTDETKEFINQALADIDKHPRSRFSLAIICNGYLIGSVELTITDEKYGTAEIGYVINPSYWGKGYATEATRLIVDWGFKEFGFHRIFATCDPRNKASARVLGKIGMVREGRIREHIRLKEGWRDSYLYSVLDREWKF; encoded by the coding sequence ATGAATATAAAGACAAATAGTAAAAGGCTATATCTTAGGGAATTTACTAGTAATGATTGGCAGCAGGTCCATATATACGCGTCACGTGATGAAGTGTGCCAATACCAGGTATGGGGACCAAATACTACAGATGAAACAAAGGAATTTATTAATCAAGCTTTAGCGGATATAGATAAACACCCTAGAAGCAGATTTTCTCTAGCTATTATCTGTAATGGATATTTAATCGGATCCGTCGAATTAACTATCACAGACGAGAAATATGGCACGGCAGAAATAGGTTATGTTATCAATCCCTCTTATTGGGGAAAGGGCTATGCAACGGAAGCTACTAGATTAATAGTAGATTGGGGATTTAAGGAATTTGGATTTCACCGGATCTTTGCTACGTGCGATCCCAGAAACAAAGCTTCCGCAAGAGTTTTAGGAAAAATAGGTATGGTCAGGGAAGGCAGAATCCGGGAGCATATCCGGCTTAAGGAAGGATGGCGTGATTCCTATCTATATAGTGTGTTAGATCGGGAGTGGAAATTTTGA
- a CDS encoding bifunctional transcriptional activator/DNA repair enzyme AdaA, which translates to MNMQRESQISNEYWQAIVENDSSYDDSFFYGVKTTGIFCRPSCKSKVPNRENVRVFKNARLALSANFRPCKRCKPDGLHLPDEDWVQQITEWIEQNYQKRINLDILADNAHGSPYHLQRLFKRVQGISPLEYIQKVRMKQASRLLVTTKKTVAEVGLAVGMPNAAYFVTLFKEKMNFTPTEYRKRFQKGEGVNE; encoded by the coding sequence ATGAACATGCAGAGAGAATCACAGATTTCCAACGAATATTGGCAGGCCATAGTGGAAAACGATTCTTCCTATGATGACAGTTTCTTTTATGGTGTAAAAACGACCGGAATATTTTGCCGTCCATCCTGCAAGTCAAAAGTGCCAAATAGGGAAAATGTGCGTGTTTTTAAAAATGCTAGACTCGCATTATCTGCAAATTTTCGACCTTGTAAAAGATGTAAGCCCGATGGACTGCATCTGCCGGATGAAGATTGGGTTCAACAAATTACAGAGTGGATTGAGCAAAACTATCAAAAACGGATTAACTTGGATATTCTAGCGGATAATGCTCATGGCAGCCCATACCATCTACAGCGATTATTTAAACGGGTGCAAGGTATTTCTCCGCTTGAATATATTCAAAAAGTACGAATGAAACAGGCCAGTCGGCTTTTAGTTACAACCAAAAAAACGGTTGCGGAAGTCGGACTAGCAGTGGGTATGCCAAATGCTGCTTATTTTGTTACTTTGTTTAAGGAAAAAATGAATTTTACCCCCACAGAATACCGAAAAAGGTTCCAAAAGGGGGAGGGAGTTAATGAATAG
- a CDS encoding DUF3951 domain-containing protein: MELLPYSSAIFIFVMVVLVCIIAFKIFVKKERPDNSYTPFDHIAGQAEDEFHEKQEEKEIDDKEK; this comes from the coding sequence ATGGAACTCTTACCATATTCATCGGCAATTTTTATTTTTGTGATGGTGGTCTTGGTGTGTATTATTGCTTTTAAAATCTTTGTTAAAAAAGAAAGACCTGATAATTCCTATACTCCGTTTGACCATATTGCTGGTCAAGCAGAGGATGAATTCCATGAGAAGCAGGAAGAAAAAGAAATCGACGATAAGGAAAAATAA
- a CDS encoding methylated-DNA--[protein]-cysteine S-methyltransferase, with protein MNRISKGIISWSLFEYQNWQFYLAATSKGLCYVGSPNSPFDELKNWVMYHFPQDELKKTTTMLEPCKTEFREYLQGKRETFTFPVDIRGTEFQQKIWHTLNQIPYGATYTYTQIAELAQRPSAVRAVGTAIGANPVLISVPCHRVIGKNGKLTGYRGGLEMKKQLLHLEKKL; from the coding sequence ATGAATAGGATAAGTAAGGGAATAATTAGCTGGTCATTATTCGAATATCAAAATTGGCAATTCTATCTTGCTGCAACATCAAAAGGACTTTGTTATGTGGGGTCACCGAATAGTCCATTCGATGAATTAAAAAATTGGGTTATGTACCATTTTCCACAAGATGAATTAAAAAAGACTACTACTATGCTAGAACCCTGCAAGACGGAATTTCGCGAATACCTTCAGGGTAAGCGTGAAACATTTACGTTTCCCGTCGATATCCGGGGAACTGAATTTCAGCAGAAGATCTGGCATACATTGAATCAAATACCGTATGGTGCGACATACACATATACTCAGATTGCGGAATTGGCTCAACGACCTTCCGCGGTTCGGGCAGTAGGGACAGCTATTGGAGCTAACCCGGTACTTATTTCTGTACCTTGTCACCGTGTAATTGGCAAAAATGGAAAGTTAACAGGTTATCGTGGCGGATTAGAAATGAAAAAACAGTTACTCCATTTGGAAAAAAAACTTTAG
- a CDS encoding Gfo/Idh/MocA family protein, with product MSKDGMNYAPKGKPNPVVKEGEFPIAAAELDHGHIYGMCNGLVEAGATLKWVYDPDKEKVADFVKEFPEVQAADSLEQILNDETIKLVAAAAIPSERSALGNQVMEAGKDYFTDKTPFTTMAQLEETKRVVEKTGQKYMVYFSERLHVEGAVFAGDLINDGAIGKVIQVTGFGPHRLNASSRPNWFFNKEQYGGILCDIGSHQIEQFLYYAGCEDAEILHSKVGNYNNPDHPELEDYGDATLLGNNGATQIFKVDWFTPDGLRTWGDGRTFITGTEGTIEIRKYVDVAREEDTGDHLYLVNKEGEKHYELSGKVGFPFFGELIKDCMNRTEKAMTQEHAFKAAELCLIAQEKAVNVSE from the coding sequence ATGAGTAAGGACGGTATGAATTATGCACCAAAAGGAAAGCCCAATCCGGTTGTAAAGGAAGGAGAATTTCCAATCGCCGCAGCAGAACTTGATCATGGCCATATCTATGGCATGTGCAATGGTTTAGTTGAAGCGGGCGCCACATTGAAGTGGGTTTACGACCCAGACAAAGAAAAGGTAGCAGACTTCGTTAAAGAATTCCCTGAAGTTCAGGCAGCAGATTCTTTGGAGCAAATCTTGAATGATGAAACAATTAAACTAGTAGCAGCGGCAGCCATCCCATCAGAGCGAAGTGCGCTTGGCAATCAAGTAATGGAAGCTGGAAAGGATTACTTTACAGATAAGACACCATTTACCACGATGGCCCAATTAGAAGAAACCAAGCGCGTGGTGGAAAAAACCGGGCAAAAGTATATGGTCTATTTTAGTGAACGGTTACATGTGGAGGGTGCTGTATTTGCGGGTGACTTAATTAATGATGGTGCAATTGGGAAAGTGATCCAGGTCACAGGTTTTGGACCACATCGTTTAAATGCCTCAAGCCGCCCGAATTGGTTTTTCAATAAAGAACAATATGGTGGAATTTTATGCGATATTGGCAGCCACCAAATTGAACAATTTTTATATTATGCGGGTTGTGAGGATGCCGAGATCCTGCACAGTAAGGTGGGTAACTATAATAACCCTGACCATCCAGAATTAGAAGATTACGGTGATGCAACATTACTAGGAAATAATGGTGCAACGCAAATTTTTAAGGTGGATTGGTTTACTCCTGATGGACTACGTACTTGGGGAGATGGACGGACCTTCATTACTGGAACAGAGGGGACGATTGAGATTCGTAAATATGTCGATGTAGCAAGGGAAGAAGATACTGGTGACCATCTTTACCTCGTGAACAAAGAAGGCGAGAAACATTACGAACTATCGGGCAAGGTTGGCTTCCCTTTTTTTGGAGAATTAATTAAGGATTGTATGAATCGCACGGAAAAGGCGATGACACAAGAGCACGCATTTAAAGCGGCAGAACTGTGTTTAATAGCGCAGGAGAAGGCTGTTAACGTATCAGAATAA